Within the Medicago truncatula cultivar Jemalong A17 chromosome 4, MtrunA17r5.0-ANR, whole genome shotgun sequence genome, the region GACATTCAACACAGCCATTGACCTTTCCACCTTATTATATGAAGCATTGCCGACAAATGTGTTTGATGATTTATCATCTACTCTATTGAGAGAAGAGTTATAAATGGTAAAGACAGTGACAAATGTAATACTTCCATCTACCCCGAATCTCCCATTTGAAGAATGGGTCCTATTGAGAGCTTTTGATCCTGTGATTGTAGAGATGTAAAatgcattataaaaataaatcgaaaCCAAAATAAGGCGGACAAGATAATTATGAGTGAAGTgcaaataatgaaaaatttcaaacatttgCAATCTACAGAAATGGATGTAAATTTGTAATAATAGTTACAAGTTTTAGTCCTATGAGAATTATAAGATGCAATGACACATTCTAAGACAGCCTACCTGTAATCACATCATTctgagtaaaaaaaattcaagaattcGACCATAATTTAAATAGCTACTTATATAGAGACAAAACGAACCTTGGCATTGCAAACGGTTTGACAAGCCTTGACCAGCAGCAGGACCAAGTACCAGATGATCAAATTTCTTGTTAAGTTGTTTACGGGTTTCCACCATTTTTGAGCTGTTCAACTCTCTGACTGATGAGAATACAAACAAGTTCACTTGTAAAGCTCAATTATACATGACACGGAATGATTTGTACTTACAGAAAAAAGTGAAAGAGATTGCCTACCAGATAACAGATGAGTAAGGAGGAAAATTAATAGAATACCAAAAGCAAAACGACGCCACCCACTGAACAATTTCATGCTTCATAAATGCTCACTTGATGTCCAATACCATGtaaaaagaagaggaagaaacTAATGTCCTGCAACCAATGGCACTACAGCTGcacaaaaattagaaaatgaacTTAGGATGATGCTTTAATGCTAAAATTACAAATAGAtgacagaaagaaaaaaaaaaagaattaaatatggAAAAATTTGCTGGCACAGGCCAGCATATCACCATACTTAAATGGACAGGAATAGACTAGTAGGCGATTATCCCATCCCAAGTCCAACTCAGGTGCCAAAAGACGCTGATGTTAGTATTGGAAGTTGTAGCGGAGTGCTTACGGAATATTTCATGGACCGAGTGAACCTTGTATTAagttcacaatattttttttttttaaagaagtcaCAATATTATTAATCTTCTAGCAaatgtaaattatatttatatttattgctAAGGGTGTATAAATAGAATATCAGCTgagaaaattctttcaaaagaaGTCGTCGCTAATGTTGTTAGCTCTTATTATCAATTGGTAGATATGTCACAAAATGGGggcaaaaattcaatttatttgttCCAAGCTTAGAGCgtttaatttgtattttcaaaCTTAAGGGGGAGTGTATTTGTATACATATCTGCTATTCACaattaggatttaatttatatttctgaAATCTGTTACAGTTTTCCTAATTTCCTGAATTTAGAGATTTTAATCCATGTTATAGACATTCAACCATGATAGAATCTGAGATAGAGAGAAAAGTGCAGATGGAACATGTAATTGAATCTTAAGTCCTATATTATAATCTGAATAATAGAGAGAGATTACAATGCATTTGTACTAACAATTCTGACACCATCTCATAGTCATTAACAGACTGGGAAACTTCTAGATATCAGTAACTAGAATTATAACGGATATCAGAAAAAGATAACAGTATCTAACTGAGTTAGTATAACTATCACAATATCATTCCCCTTGGGTGATGGAACACttttttcttcaagaaaattatgattttcCCTTTCAATAGCAGAAAATGCATAGGGTGCAAATTTTGCCACATGCGAAGTAATAGGTGGGTTGCGAAGAGATATTGAGAACAGTCccttttatatgattatgtaacCAAACAAGAGGAACTAACGATAAAATGCTTCAGTATGTGATGGATGAAAGATATAAGCCCCTCAatctttctgttaaaaaaaaaaaaggccctCAATCTGTACAAGGTGATGTTTAAAGTGGGCAAAACAGGTTCTTTGTCCGTGTCAAAAATCAAAGACGGGGATGTTACTCGCTTCCACTGTTTGGTCGATGATCAACCACTATTGGGGCTACAATTATTGGTCGATGATCAACTCTTGACAAATGGCTGTTTAGGCACATACATCCATTCCTCTATGATTTGCTACCAACTAATAAGGTTTTATATTGGAGTCGGAATCACAATTGCATTTGTCCACACTTTAAAATAATGGCAACTGGCAAAAATTTCCAACACGCAACATAATAAATTCCGTTCATAAAGTAGCTCTTGAACTTGCAGCCAATATTTTCCAATGGAATCATCTTAACAATCACTTTGTCAATTGCGACAACCAGTAATTTGGAAATCAAGTTTCATTAAAGTTAGATAGTTTGAACTATGATCTACTTCAGGTTCAGAAGCTATGCTTCAATTTAATCATCATCCTCTAAATCAATCAACTAGTTTATTGCGGCTCTACGCCTTGGTCATGAGGTGAATGTACCAATATCTCGTACCCATCACTGGATGATTCTTAACAAGAAATTCATTTCTGTAAGCCTCCCTAAGCACAGCAGTCTGAGTCCTTATTTTATTAGAAAGGTAAAATATACCGGGATGATGAACCAAGGCCTTCTTAAATCTCGAGCCCAACCCCAAACACTCTCCATAACAAATCAAATTCTCACTTTCTGTCTTCTTTGACACCAAAAGAGATAGCAACTCATGCAAAATTGCAACTGTCCACTTCTCTGCCTGGTCACTATTCGAGTCAAGATGAAATGCATTTTCATACGGAGAAATGTAAGGCAATGTTTGCCAACCCTCAACCCAAGTCTTCACCCTCTTCTCTAAAGCAAAACTTTTAGGCAAAAACATGGGAAATTGAATATCATGTCTTCTTTTATCTGCATCATAGTTAAAGCCCATTACCCTCTTCTCTAACTCAGACACAGAAAGTTCTTTTCTCCACGAAACAAGTTCTAAAGCAAGCACTTCTTTTCCAGACAACGGATCTTCTACAACACAAACATCGAAATAATCCGGGTAATAAGCCAAAAGGGTAGTAACATAATCATGAGGAAGACCCATATCCCATTTCAGCTTCTCGATTACATAAATCGGCAATCTCGCCATGCCAGCAAGCATTAAGAGCCTTGCAAGCCTCTGAGCTGCATCTTCCTGGTTAGTTCTCGAATTATGAACTTCCATTTCTTCTTTATGTAGCGCTAAAGCTTGAGCAGTGAGCTTAATGCGTGGAGGAAGACCAGGACTCGGTTGGAATTGCATAAAAACATGATGATATTTCTCAACTAGTTTGATAGTTATCATAGGAAGATTAAGCGAAGCTTTCAACATAGAAGCATTGTAAAGGGATAAGGATTTCGATGGAGACGAAACGATATGATTCTTAAGAGAAATGACGTGTTTGAGATTTTTCTCTTTGAGGACTGCAGTATCAAGATAGTCATCTCGAACCCATTTAACCCTCGCATTGACGAAAGTCCTAATGTGGTCGAACCGGTGAAAGAGTTTGGTGGATTGAGCCATTAACAAGAATCAGCTCACTCACACTACCCTGTAATGTGGAAACAGTCTGTCATAGGGTAGAAATTTGTTTTCTAAACTAAAACTATATAACTTGTGTATCTATATCAGTTATATACTTTAATCAATgctaaaatattcataaaagaaatcaaagtaaaaccctaaaaaaaaaatacagcagAAATTAACATAACAAGTTGATTCATGAGGAGAGTGAGTTTTTTCATAGTTGATAAATTAATTGAAGATGAatagaaaatggaaaattgcAGAGTGCGACGCGATGGAATTGTAGACTCACTCTGTTTCTGATG harbors:
- the LOC11446970 gene encoding protein WHAT'S THIS FACTOR 9, mitochondrial codes for the protein MAQSTKLFHRFDHIRTFVNARVKWVRDDYLDTAVLKEKNLKHVISLKNHIVSSPSKSLSLYNASMLKASLNLPMITIKLVEKYHHVFMQFQPSPGLPPRIKLTAQALALHKEEMEVHNSRTNQEDAAQRLARLLMLAGMARLPIYVIEKLKWDMGLPHDYVTTLLAYYPDYFDVCVVEDPLSGKEVLALELVSWRKELSVSELEKRVMGFNYDADKRRHDIQFPMFLPKSFALEKRVKTWVEGWQTLPYISPYENAFHLDSNSDQAEKWTVAILHELLSLLVSKKTESENLICYGECLGLGSRFKKALVHHPGIFYLSNKIRTQTAVLREAYRNEFLVKNHPVMGTRYWYIHLMTKA